One segment of Triticum aestivum cultivar Chinese Spring chromosome 2A, IWGSC CS RefSeq v2.1, whole genome shotgun sequence DNA contains the following:
- the LOC123185044 gene encoding ethylene-responsive transcription factor ERN1 → MELHFQVQPPALQLQDYCYYYQQQQEAAAVAAQAKPTKPRGRKKGSTSHSKFVGVRQRPSGRWVAEIKDTTQKIRMWLGTFETADAAARAYDEAARLLRGAEARTNFAPRISPDCPLAVRIRGLLHHKKLKKARLPAASAKIPGPSSTPAAPAAYTTSNSNSNSNSMDGACGGASSSSSSSAVSCDGAMKQGGGAPDAGEVYRPDFAAPVAGAEELESWMFESSFGQFPALDGFAAVDACTLPAASPEETSAAPAAGMVEFERMKVERRISASLYAMNGLQEYFDRVFEASAGDPLWDLSPLCQ, encoded by the coding sequence ATGGAGCTCCACTTCCAGGTGCAGCCGCCGGCGCTCCAGCTGCAGGACTACTGCTACTActaccagcagcagcaggaggccgccgccgtcgccgcgcagGCCAAGCCCACCAAGCCGCGGGGCCGCAAGAAGGGCAGCACCAGCCACAGCAAGTTCGTCGGCGTCCGCCAGCGCCCCTCGGGCCGCTGGGTGGCCGAGATCAAGGACACCACCCAGAAGATCCGCATGTGGCTCGGCACCTTCGagaccgccgacgccgccgcccgcgcctacgACGAGGCCGCCCGCCTCCTCCGCGGCGCCGAGGCGCGCACCAACTTCGCGCCCCGCATCTCCCCCGACTGCCCGCTCGCCGTCCGCATCCGGGGCCTCCTCCACCACAAGAAGCTCAAGAAGGCCAGGCTGCCCGCCGCCTCCGCCAAGATCCCCGgcccctcctccacgccggccGCCCCCGCCGCATACACCacaagcaacagcaacagcaacagtaaTAGCATGGATGGCGCTTGTGGGGgcgccagcagcagcagtagcagcagcgcggtcaGCTGCGACGGCGCCATGAAGCAAGGCGGCGGGGCGCCGGACGCCGGGGAGGTCTACAGGCCGGACTTTGCTGCTCCGGTCGCCGGTGCAGAGGAGCTGGAGTCCTGGATGTTCGAGTCGTCGTTCGGCCAGTTCCCGGCGCTGGACGGGTTCGCCGCCGTCGACGCCTGCACGCTGCCAGCCGCGTCCCCGGAGGAGACCAGCGCGGCCCCCGCGGCCGGGATGGTGGAGTTCGAGCGGATGAAGGTGGAGCGGCGGATCTCGGCGTCCCTGTACGCCATGAACGGCCTGCAGGAGTACTTCGACAGGGTGTTCGAGGCGTCCGCCGGCGACCCGCTCTGGGATCTCTCGCCGCTCTGCCAGTAG